Sequence from the Fictibacillus arsenicus genome:
CTTTGAAAACTAGATATCGACATCCAAACAAAGTAATGCAAGGCAGATAGATTATTTATCTGCGCCAAAGCAAGAATCTTTGATGTGTAAACATCATATAAGGTTAAGCTAGAAAGGGCGCACGGTGGATGCCTTGGCACTAGGAGCCGAAGAAGGACGGGACGAACACCGATATGCCTCGGGGAGCTGTAAGTAAGCACTGATCCGGGGATTTCCGAATGGGGGAACCCACCATCCGTAATGGGATGGTATCCATATCTGAATACATAGGGTATGAGAAGGCAGACCCGGGGAACTGAAACATCTAAGTACCCGGAGGAAGAGAAAGCAAATGCGATTTCCTGAGTAGCGGCGAGCGAAACGGAAACAGCCCAAACCAGAGGGCTTGCCCTCTGGGGTTGTAGGACACTCTACATGGAGTTACAAAGGAACGAAGTAGGTGAAGCGGTCTGGAAAGGCCTGCCAAAGAAGGTAACAGCCCTGTAGCTGAAACTTCGTTCCCTCCTGAGTGGATCCTGAGTACGGCGGGACACGTGAAACCCCGTCGGAATCCGGGAGGACCATCTCCCAAGGCTAAATACTCCCTAGTGACCGATAGTGAACCAGTACCGTGAGGGAAAGGGGAAAAGCACCCCGGAAGGGGAGTGAAAGAGATCCTGAAACCGTGTGCCTACAAGTAGTCGGAGCCCATTAACGGGTGACGGCGTGCCTTTTGTAGAATGAACCGGCGAGTTACGATCCCGTGCAAGGTTAAGTTGAATAGACGGAGCCGCAGCGAAAGCGAGTCTGAATAGGGCGACATAGTACGTGGTCGTAGACCCGAAACCGTGTGATCTACCCATGTCCAGGGTGAAGTTCAGGTAACACTGAATGGAGGCCCGAACCCACGCACGTTGAAAAGTGCGGGGATGAGGTGTGGGTAGGGGTGAAATGCCAATCGAACACGGAGATAGCTGGTTCTCCCCGAAATAGCTTTAGGGCTAGCCTCGCGGCAAGATTCCTGGAGGTGGAGATAGCTGGTTCTCCCCGAAATAGCTTTAGGGCTAGCCTCGCGGCAAGATTCCTGGAGGTAGAGCACTGATTGGACTAGGGGCCCCCACAGGGTTACCGAATTCAGTCAAACTCCGAATGCCAGAGAATTATCCGCGGGAGTCAGACTGCGAGTGATAAGATCCGTAGTCAAAAGGGAAACAGCCCAGACCATCAGCTAAGGTCCCAAAGTATACGTTAAGTGGCAAAGGATGTGGAGTTGCCCAGACAACCAGGATGTTGGCTTAGAAGCAGCCACCATTTAAAGAGTGCGTAATAGCTCACTGGTCGAGTGACTCTGCGCCGAAAATGTAACGGGGCTAAACGTATCACCGAAGCTATGGCTTGTACCTTTAGGTACAGGGGTAGGGGAGCGTTCGAAGTGCAGTGAAGTCAGACCGGAAGGACTGGTGGAGCGCTTTGAAGTGAGAATGCCGGTATGAGTAGCGAAAGACAAGTGAGAATCTTGTCCATCGAAAGCCTAAGGTTTCCTGAGGAAGGCTCGTCCGCTCAGGGTTAGTCGGGGCCTAAGCCGAGGCTGAAAAGCGTAGGCGATGGATAACAGGTTGATATTCCTGTACCACCTCCTTTCCGTTTGAACAATGGGGGGACGCAGTAAGGTAGGGTGAGCGCACTGATGGAATAGTGCGTCTAAGCAGTTAGGCTGTTGGATAGGCAAATCCGTCCAACGTGAAGGCTGAGCTGTGATGGCGAGGGAAATTTTAGTACCGAAGTCCCTGATCCTACACTGCCAAGAAAAGCCTCTAGTGAGGAAAGAGGTGCCCGTACCGCAAACCGACACAGGTAGGCGAGGAGAGAATCCTAAGATGATCGGGAGAACTCTCGTTAAGGAACTCGGCAAAATGACCCCGTAACTTCGGGAGAAGGGGTGCTCTGATAGGGTTTATCGCCCGAGAGAGCCGCAGTGAATAGATCCAAGCGACTGTTTAGCAAAAACACAGGTCTCTGCGAAACCGCAAGGTGAAGTATAGGGGCTGACACCTGCCCGGTGCTGGAAGGTTAAGAGGAGGGGTTATCCCTTACGGGAGAAGCTCTGAATTGAAGCCCCAGTAAACGGCGGCCGTAACTATAACGGTCCTAAGGTAGCGAAATTCCTTGTCGGGTAAGTTCCGACCCGCACGAAAGGTGTAACGACTTGGATACTGTCTCAACGAGAGACCCGGTGAAATTATAGTACCTGTGAAGATGCAGGTTACCCGCGACAGGACGGAAAGACCCCATGGAGCTTTACTGCAGCTTGATATTGGATTTTGGTACAGCTTGTACAGGATAGGTAGGAGCCTGAGAAGCCGGAGCGCCAGCTTCGGTGGAGGCGTCGGTGGGATACTACCCTGGCTGTATTGAAATTCTAACCTTGAACCGTGATCCGGTTCGGAGACAGTGTCAGGCGGGCAGTTTGACTGGGGCGGTCGCCTCCTAAACAGTAACGGAGGCGCCCAAAGGTTCCCTCAGAATGGTTGGAAATCATTCGCAGAGTGTAAAGGCACAAGGGAGCTTGACTGCGAGACCTACAAGTCGAGCAGGGACGAAAGTCGGGCTTAGTGATCCGGTGGTTCCGCATGGAAGGGCCATCGCTCAACGGATAAAAGCTACCCTGGGGATAACAGGCTTATCTCCCCCAAGAGTCCACATCGACGGGGAGGTTTGGCACCTCGATGTCGGCTCATCGCATCCTGGGGCTGAAGTAGGTCCCAAGGGTTGGGCTGTTCGCCCATTAAAGCGGTACGCGAGCTGGGTTCAGAACGTCGTGAGACAGTTCGGTCCCTATCCGTCGCGGGCGCAGGAAATTTGAGAGGAGCTGTCCTTAGTACGAGAGGACCGGGATGGACACACCGCTGGTGTACCAGTTGTTCCGCCAGGGGCATAGCTGGGTAGCTACGTGTGGACGGGATAAGTGCTGAAAGCATCTAAGCATGAAGCCCCCCTCAAGATGAGATTTCCCATCACGTTAAGTGAGTAAGACCCCTTAGAGATGATGAGGTTGATAGGTCTGGTGTGGAAGCGTGGTGACACGTGGAGCTGACAGATACTAATCGGTCGAGGGCTTATCCTTAATATTGCATGAATCGTTTGGAAACGTCGTATCTAGTTTTGAGAGAACATAATATGATGAAAATCATTAAAAAATCTCTTGCAAAATGTATGGAAATATAATAAAATTTATCTTGTCCCAACAGGATATATGATTTTGAGAGTACTAGGTCCAGTGATGATGGCGAAGAGGTCACACCCGTTCCCATACCGAACACGGAAGTTAAGCTCTTCAGCGCCGATGGTAGTTGGGGGTCTCCCCCTGTTAGAGTAGGACGTCGCTGGGCTTTATCTCAAAATACGTAAATTATATTATTCCACAGTAGCTCAGTGGTAGAGCTATCGGCTGTTAACCGATCGGTCGCAGGTTCGAGTCCTGCCTGTGGAGCCATTACTTTTTGCTTCCATAGCTCAGCAGGTAGAGTGCTTCCATGGTAAGGAAGAGGTCACCGGTTCGAGCCCGGTTGGAAGCTCCATATCATAAAAATAATATGGCCCGTTGGTCAAGCGGTTAAGACACCGCCCTTTCACGGCGGTAACACGGGTTCGAATCCCGTACGGGTCACCAACTTTTCTTTAACTGAACATAACTTTTGGAGGATTAGCTCAGCTGGGAGAGCACCTGCCTTACAAGCAGGGGGTCGGCGGTTCGAACCCGTCATCCTCCACCATTTATGCCGGTTTAGCTCAATTGGTAGAGCAACTGACTTGTAATCAGTAGGTTGGGGGTTCAAGTCCTCTAGCCGGCACCACAATTTTATTTTTATCGAACTAAAAATAAAATTGCTGTTACGAGGAATAGTCTTCATGCAACTGCTTTTAGACGCAGTAACATGTCTAGATCGATTCTTTTTTTATGTGGAGGGGTAGCGAAGTGGCTAAACGCGGCGGACTGTAAATCCGCTCCCTCCGGGTTCGGCGGTTCGAATCCGTCCCCCTCCACCATCTTTGTATAAGATTTAGAAAGACAGACAATACTGCTTTTAGATAATGCGGGTGTAGTTTAATGGTAAAACAAGAGCCTTCCAAGCTCTGGTCGTGAGTTCGATTCTCATCACCCGCTCCATTTATTCCGGGGCTTTAGCTCAGCTGGGAGAGCGCCTGCCTTGCACGCAGGAGGTCAGCGGTTCGATCCCGCTAAGCTCCACCATATACATAACAATTGATATCAGGCGATGGCCTGATTTTTTTTTATTTTTAAAGGCTGTTTTCGTAAACATTATTGCTTTTGAAAGTTGTAATATCCGCTGCAGCGGCTCGCTTTCCGCAGGGCGTGCGGTGAGCACCCTCTGTACTGCGTACAATGAGTGGGCTCATCTGCCCCGCTCATCCTGCAGGACAAGGAAGGCTCCGGCAGCGATATATCGCACGAAGAAAAAGTGATTTTCATTTTCGATGAGTCTCGCCCTTCCGCTCCAATTTAACTATTCAATGAAGAACTTTTGAAAATCGCTCAGTAGCAGCAATCTTTTAGAAATGCGCCTATTTAAAAAAGGTTAGAAGAAGGCTAGAAGATGGACTTATCCATCTTCTATTTCATTTTAATTGAAAAGCCTATAAGCGAAATTACGGCTTGGAAAAGTTAAATTATAGTCTATAAAATGTAATTACAGCTTAGAAAATAAAATTACAGTCTATAAACCATAATTACGGGTTAGAAAATAAAATGAAGACATTCCGCTGCAAGCATTTCCTTCTCCAATAAAAAAAGAACCCCATCTATTTTCCATTCTATTTCTTATAAATATGTATCCAAGCATCGAAAGCGCTTTCTTTTTGGTATATCTATGCAAAATTTTGTCCAGTTGAACCATGAAATCCCTTACAGATACAATAGTATTAGGAATTCGTTAGTTTTTATGTTTTTCATAAGGGAGGAAGAAGAAATGTTAAAAGATATATCAGTGATCGGAGTACCGATGGATTTAGGACAAATGCGACGCGGTGTAGATATGGGGCCTAGTGCTATTCGATATGCAGGAATTATTGAGCGTTTAGAAAACCTTAACTATCAGGTTGAGGATTTAGGTGATATTGAAATTGCTCGTCCAGAAAAACAAAGCATTGAAAACGAAGGTAATCTTAAAAACTTAAACGGTGTTTTGGAAGCAAGTGAAAAGCTTTCTGAATCTGTTTCCAGTGTAATTACGAACAAAAAGTTCCCGCTAGTATTAGGCGGAGATCACAGTATTGCGATTGGAACTTTAGCAGGGGTTTCAAAACATTACGAAAACCTTGGTGTTATCTGGTACGATGCTCATGGCGATCTGAATACCGCAGATACTTCTCCAAGCGGCAATATACACGGAATGCCTTTAGCTGCCAGTATCGGAATTGGTCATGAGATGCTAACGAACATCAGCGGCTATACACCTAAAGTGAAGCCGGAAAACATTGTTATCATTGGAGCGCGTTCACTAGATGAAGGTGAGAGAGAACTCATAAAAGAAAAGGGAATTAAAGTTTACACGATGCATGAAGTGGATCGTCTTGGTATGACAAAAGTTATGGAAGAGACGATCGAATATTTAGCACATACTGACGGGGTTCACCTTAGTCTTGATCTTGATGGATTAGATCCCCACGACGCCCCTGGAGTAGGTACTCCTGTACTTGGGGGAATCAGCTACAGAGAGAGTCATCTGGCGATGGAGATGCTAGCAGAAGCAGAAATTATTACTTCTGCAGAGTTTGTGGAAGTTAATCCGATTCTTGATGAGAAGAACAAAACAGCAACCGTTGCTGTCGCATTAATGGGATCTTTATTTGGAGAAAAGCTTTTATAAATCTGCTCAATCAAAAACAGTTGCCTCTTTACGGAAGCAACTGTTCTTTTTCATTTATGCGTTGATATTGATTTAGCAGCTGGTCTATTTCTTGAGAAAGTTCTACAACTTCTTCTGCAATTAAGGGTAGATGTTTCGAAAGTTCATTCATTTGCTGTCTGGAGTGTTCGATTTGTTCAATCAATAAATCCCTATACATACAAACAACCCCTCTCTTCAATCGTTTAAGTATTTTATATGATTAATATTCCCAGGCCTTATTAGTTTGAAACACCGAAACTAGAAAAAAATACCTTTTTATTTCGTCAAATTCTGCAACATGATAAAATAAAAAAATAAAGAGAATCATTGAAACTTATGGCAAGCTGGTACGTAAATAAAATCCGAGTGGTGATAATAGATGGACGCCTTAGTAGCGAATATGGTTGCCCAAGTCAAAAAAGGGGACCAGGAAGCGTTTGAAGGCATTGTAGACCTTTTTAAAGATAAAATATACCGGCATTGTTACCGGATGGTCGGCAATGGACACGAAGCAGAAGATTTAGCACAAGAAACTTTTTTAAGAGCTTACCGTAATATAAGTAAATACAACAATGAATTTAAATTTTCAACTTGGATTTTCAGAATTGCCACAAACCTATGCATCGACAGGCTCAGAAAGAAGAAACCTGATTACTACTTAGATGCTGAAGTGCCTGGCACTGACGGAGCTACGATGTATAGTCAGCTCTCATCTGAAGAACCGCTGCCTGAACAAGTCGTAACAGAAAACGAACGATGGAATGAACTGCAAGAAGAAATTATGAAGCTCCCCGAAAAGTATAGGACAGCGATTGTTCTAAAATATGTAGAAGATTTATCACTGGAAGAAATCAGCCACATCATGGACATACCCGTCCCAACTGTAAAAACTCGTATACATCGAGGCAGAGAAGCGCTGAAGAAAGTATTTCAAATGGTTGTAAAAACGAGGTGAAGAAAAAATGCAGTGTGAAGATTCTGTATTTGATGAATTGATGAACAAAGTACTCGATGGTGAAGCGACTACGGAAGAAGAGCGTGTCTTTCATGCTCATCTGGAAGAATGTGAATCATGTAAAGAAGAATACGAGTTGCTTTTAGATACTCTAAAAGAATTACAGTTACAGAACCATTCTATAAAGGCGCCTGAAGGATTTACTCAGGCTGTTATGGCAAAGCTGCCTAAAGAGAAGCAGCAGATCAAATGGAAACGATGGATGCAGCGTCATCCTGCTTTAACGGCAGCGGCGATCTTTATGTTCTTTATGGCAGCATCCGTTTTCACCAGCTATAATCAGCAAGACCTGGCTGTTGTAAAAGGAGAAGGAAACCTTCAGATTAAAAAGGCTGAAAGGGTAGTCGTTGTCCCAGCTGGAGAAACGATAAAAGGCGACCTTGTCGTTGAGAATGCAGACGTCCGAATTGAAGGAAGAGTAGAGGGCGACGTCACAGTAATAAAAGGTAATCAGTATCTTGCATCAGCAGGAGAGGTGACGGGCCACAGTCAGGAAATCGGCCAAGTTGTCGAATGGGTATGGTACAAGTTGAAATCGTTGGTTAGTACAAAAGAAGAAACAATGCAAAATAACGATAAGAGCCGTTTAGAGACGGCTTTTTTTGTTGGGTAAGGAAAATGATGCCCGGGTATCCGCGCCGCGAATTTTGTCCGGGATTGTCGTCTCGTGGTTATTTTTTAATTAACGTGCGATTATTTCATTTAACGTGAGAAAAAACGCAGCTAACGTGGGATTAATCCGGTTTAACGTGGGAATGCCGTACGTAATACCTAGTGTGGTATTAAGCAAAGGGCAGTTTCGTTGCCGCCACCAAAAGGATGAGCCCTGAATTTTCATAAACTTGAGCCTCTCATGCTCAGTTTTCTTTGTAATGAGGTATGCTATAATATATAAGTAAAATCCATTATGAAACTTCAACTTGGAACACATACCCGAGTTGGGAGGGAAGTTATGTTACCAATCGCAGATTTTAATATTTTTAATTACCTTACACAAATAATTGATATTTTATTGGTGACGTATGTCATCTATAAATTGATCATGATTATCCGGGGAACGAAAGCTGTTCAGTTGTTAAAAGGGATAAGCGTGATCATCGTAGTATGGTTCCTGAGCAGCTCGTTCGATCTTCGGACGATGTCTTGGCTGATGGATAAAGTCATTACATATGGTTTGCTTGCCATTATTATTATCTTCCAGCCAGAGCTGAGAAGAGCGCTGGAACAGCTTGGACGAGGCAGATTCTTTTCAAGGACGGGAATTCCTGAAGAAGAGGAAACTGAGAAAACGATCGCGGCCATTGTAAAGTCTACAAACTATATGTCTAAACGCCGTATCGGAGCAATCATCTCAATAGAAAGAGAAACAGGATTGAGTGAGTACGTAGAGACTGGGATTCCGATTCAAGCGCATTTAACTTCCGAGCTGTTAACAAATATTTTTGTACCGAATACACCGCTTCACGATGGAGCTGTCATTATAAAACAAAGCCAGGTTTTTGCAGCCGGCTGTTATTTGCCGCTTACAGAAAGTCCGTTTGTATCAAAAGAGCTTGGAACAAGACACAGAGCAGCATTAGGGATCAGTGAAGTGACAGATGCTATAACGGTTATAGTTTCTGAGGAAACAGGTACGATCTCCCTTACAAAAAACGGGGAAATCTATCGGAATCTGGACGAAGAGTCTTTAAGAAATTTGTTGAATGCAGAATTGATTATTGCGAACAAGTCCACTTCCTCAACTCGCTGGAATTGGAGGGGAAAGAAAAATGGACAAACTCCTTAATAGTTCATGGTTTGTTAAAATCATTGCTTTCCTCCTTGCTTTAATGATGTATACCATCGTTACAATGGAAACGCAGGAAGAAGCAGCTAACCGTTCTATTTTTTCAAAAATGTATACGGAAAGCGAAACCATTCAGGACGTTGAAATCACACCTTATTTTGATGAAAAACAATATGTCTTAACCGATTTGCCCTCTTCGGTAGATATTACCTTAACAGGCTCGAGCCGGTTAATTACAAAAGCCACAAAAGTAGATAAAGAAGTCGAAGCATATATTGATCTGACAAATGAGGATCCGGGCAATAAACGGGTTAAAGTAAATGTCCGCGGTTTGCCTGAAGGCGTTAAAGCGAAGGTGAAGCCTGAATACGTTGACGTAATCCTTCATAAGAAAGTTACGAAAGAGATGCCGGTTAACGTTGATCTAAAAAATACAAGAAAGCTTCCAGAGGGTTATACAGCTGGGGATGTTGAATTCTCTCCAAAATCCGTCAAAGTAACGGGCCCAGAAGGAATGATCAACCA
This genomic interval carries:
- the cdaA gene encoding diadenylate cyclase CdaA, encoding MLPIADFNIFNYLTQIIDILLVTYVIYKLIMIIRGTKAVQLLKGISVIIVVWFLSSSFDLRTMSWLMDKVITYGLLAIIIIFQPELRRALEQLGRGRFFSRTGIPEEEETEKTIAAIVKSTNYMSKRRIGAIISIERETGLSEYVETGIPIQAHLTSELLTNIFVPNTPLHDGAVIIKQSQVFAAGCYLPLTESPFVSKELGTRHRAALGISEVTDAITVIVSEETGTISLTKNGEIYRNLDEESLRNLLNAELIIANKSTSSTRWNWRGKKNGQTP
- a CDS encoding aspartyl-phosphate phosphatase Spo0E family protein — encoded protein: MYRDLLIEQIEHSRQQMNELSKHLPLIAEEVVELSQEIDQLLNQYQRINEKEQLLP
- the sigW gene encoding RNA polymerase sigma factor SigW yields the protein MDALVANMVAQVKKGDQEAFEGIVDLFKDKIYRHCYRMVGNGHEAEDLAQETFLRAYRNISKYNNEFKFSTWIFRIATNLCIDRLRKKKPDYYLDAEVPGTDGATMYSQLSSEEPLPEQVVTENERWNELQEEIMKLPEKYRTAIVLKYVEDLSLEEISHIMDIPVPTVKTRIHRGREALKKVFQMVVKTR
- a CDS encoding zf-HC2 domain-containing protein; translated protein: MQCEDSVFDELMNKVLDGEATTEEERVFHAHLEECESCKEEYELLLDTLKELQLQNHSIKAPEGFTQAVMAKLPKEKQQIKWKRWMQRHPALTAAAIFMFFMAASVFTSYNQQDLAVVKGEGNLQIKKAERVVVVPAGETIKGDLVVENADVRIEGRVEGDVTVIKGNQYLASAGEVTGHSQEIGQVVEWVWYKLKSLVSTKEETMQNNDKSRLETAFFVG
- the rocF gene encoding arginase, producing the protein MLKDISVIGVPMDLGQMRRGVDMGPSAIRYAGIIERLENLNYQVEDLGDIEIARPEKQSIENEGNLKNLNGVLEASEKLSESVSSVITNKKFPLVLGGDHSIAIGTLAGVSKHYENLGVIWYDAHGDLNTADTSPSGNIHGMPLAASIGIGHEMLTNISGYTPKVKPENIVIIGARSLDEGERELIKEKGIKVYTMHEVDRLGMTKVMEETIEYLAHTDGVHLSLDLDGLDPHDAPGVGTPVLGGISYRESHLAMEMLAEAEIITSAEFVEVNPILDEKNKTATVAVALMGSLFGEKLL